The genomic region TTCCCTTGCTATGTTTTCGTAGGTTTCGCCTGCATGGGCTGTAAGATAGCAGTTGTCGTTGAATGCTCTGAATTGTCGGGTTCGCATATCCATGTCCTCTCTTCGCGACGGTTTCGGAGTAGACCAGATATTGTCGTTTTTGCCCAAAGTCATTGTATCGTATTCGTAGAGCCTGTATAGTTCTATGATGTCTATCAGACTATTTGCATAAGCAGGGTTGGTTGCGTATCCTGCTCGTTTCAGTCCGTAAGCCCAGCCACGATAATCTGTTCTTGCGAGTTGGAACAAGCTGCTGTATCGTCTGCGTCCTCTTAAGAATTTGGAATGGTCTTCGAAACTTTCAATTGCACTTCCATATACTCTGAAACATTCTCCCTGCTCATCGTCGTCGTGGGATATCGACGGTCCTGTCCAGTCGTGGCATTTAATTCCGAAGTGGTTATTTGCCACGGTGGCGAGCCGGCTGTTGCCTGCTCCGCTTTCCAAAACGCCTTGTGCAAGTGTAATGCTTGCCGGTATTCCGTAGCGTTGCATTTCTCTGATTGCTATGTTTTTATATTTGTTAAAGTAGTTTTGGTAAGCCTGGTTCCAACGTATATTCGGACCTGCAATAGCCCAACTAATGTGTGTCAGAACTGCAATTATAATGATAAGGAGTCGTTTCATAACGTTTATTCGAGTATGTGTGGGTTGCAAATATACATTATTTATATTGAAGTTGGAAGGTTAGAGTTTTAAAAAAGTAAAAAACGTGTGATGTAACGGATAATAAAAAGAGACAGGCTGGGTGCTTTCTTGCCCCCAGCCTGTGTTATGATGAGATGAAATTTATTTGGAATTACTTGCCTTCCTCCATCTTTTTCTTGAGGTCGGCGAGTACGTCGAGATCGCCAAGCGATGTTCCAGCTGCAACGTTATTCACTTGTGCGGGCTGTTCAGTATGCTTTTTGTTGCTGTTGCGCTGGCGTCTTGGCTGTTCTTCCTTCGGAGTCTCGTATGTTCTTGAGTGTGAGAGAATGATACGTTTTGTATCTTTCACGAACTCGATGACTACGAATGGGAGTTCCTCTCCGAGTTGTGCTTGTGTTCCATCTTCCTTGACAAGGTGTTTAGGAGTAGCGAAACCTTCTCCACCCTCGTTCAGTGTTATGACGGCACCCTTGTCCATTACCTCTGTAATCTTACCGATGTGTACAGAGCCCGGAGTGTAGATTGTCTCGTAAGTATCCCATGGATTGGTTTCGAGCTGCTTGTGTCCGAGGCTCAATCTACGGTTTTCCTTGTCTATTTCGAGTACAACTACGTCGATGTCTGCACCTACGTGTGTAAATTCAGATGGGTGTTTCACTTTCTTTGTCCATGACAAGTCAGAGATGTGGATAAGTCCATCGACACCTTCCTCGAGCTCTACGAAGATACCGAAGTTGGTAAAGTTGCGTACTTTTGCGGTGTGTTTAGAGCCGATAGGGTATTTTGTTTCGATGGTTTCCCATGGGTCTTCTCTGAGTTGCTTGATGCCGAGCGACATTTTGCGTTCGTCGCGGTCGAGTGTAAGTATCACTGCTTCAACCTCATCGCCTGCCTTCAGGAACTCTTGTGCAGAGCGAAGGTGTTGGCTCCAGCTCATTTCTGAAACGTGGATAAGTCCTTCTACGCCCGGCTGGATTTCGACAAAGGCTCCGTAGTCTGCCATGACGACAACCTTTCCCTTGACGTGGTCGCCCACTTTGAGGTTCGGATCGAGTGCGTCCCATGGGTGTGGAGCGAGTTGTTTCAAGCCGAGTGCAATGCGTTTCTTCTCTTCGTCGAAGTCGAGAATAACGACATTAATCTTCTGGTCGAGCTCGACAATTTCGTGTGGGTCGTTGATGCGTCCCCATGAAAGGTCTGTAATGTGAATGAGTCCGTCCACACCGCCGAGGTCAACGAATACACCGTAGCTTGTGATGTTTTTGACAACGCCTTCCAAAATCTGTCCTTTTTCGAGGTGTGAGATAATTTCCTTGCGTTGTGCTTCGAGCTCTGCTTCGATGAGTGCTTTGTGTGAAACGACCACATTGCGGAACTCCTGGTTGATTTTAACCACCTTGAATTCCATTGTTTTGCCCACGAACATATCGTAGTCGCGTATTGGGTGGACGTCAATCTGGCTGCCCGGAAGGAAAGCTTCGATGCCGAACACATCAACAATCATACCGCCTTTGGTGCGACTCTTGATGTAACCTTGAATAACGGCGTCGTCTTCGAGTGCCTTGTTAATGTTTTCCCAGCTCTTTTGCAGGCGTGCCTTTTTGTGTGAAAGAATAAGCTGTCCGCCTTTGTCTTCTTGGTTTTCAACGTAAACTTCAACCTTGTCGCCCACCTTCAGGTCTGGATTGTAGCGGAATTCAGATGCGGGAATGATGCCATCGCTCTTGTAACCGATGTTTACTACGACTTCTTTTTTGTCGATAGCAGTTACAACGCCTTCTACAACCTGGTGTTCTTGGATTTTGTTCAGGGTGTCGTCGTAAGCTTTTGTAAGCTCGTTTTTGTCGCCACCAACGGTTTTACCGTTTTCAAACTCCTCCCAGTTGAAGTCTGACAAGGGATTGACGTCTTTGTAATTTGTCATAAATGATTTTTAAAATGTTTGTAATTAATAAAGTTAGACTTTATGTGAAAATACTCTCTGA from Prevotella nigrescens harbors:
- a CDS encoding glucosaminidase domain-containing protein — translated: MKRLLIIIIAVLTHISWAIAGPNIRWNQAYQNYFNKYKNIAIREMQRYGIPASITLAQGVLESGAGNSRLATVANNHFGIKCHDWTGPSISHDDDEQGECFRVYGSAIESFEDHSKFLRGRRRYSSLFQLARTDYRGWAYGLKRAGYATNPAYANSLIDIIELYRLYEYDTMTLGKNDNIWSTPKPSRREDMDMRTRQFRAFNDNCYLTAHAGETYENIAREIGIKAHKLAKYNEQPEDTRLNESEIVWLRKKKHHVPDNFNRQYHTAKSNESLYDIAQLYGVRLKNIIKANKKIAKRGLRTGDRVKLP
- the rpsA gene encoding 30S ribosomal protein S1, whose translation is MTNYKDVNPLSDFNWEEFENGKTVGGDKNELTKAYDDTLNKIQEHQVVEGVVTAIDKKEVVVNIGYKSDGIIPASEFRYNPDLKVGDKVEVYVENQEDKGGQLILSHKKARLQKSWENINKALEDDAVIQGYIKSRTKGGMIVDVFGIEAFLPGSQIDVHPIRDYDMFVGKTMEFKVVKINQEFRNVVVSHKALIEAELEAQRKEIISHLEKGQILEGVVKNITSYGVFVDLGGVDGLIHITDLSWGRINDPHEIVELDQKINVVILDFDEEKKRIALGLKQLAPHPWDALDPNLKVGDHVKGKVVVMADYGAFVEIQPGVEGLIHVSEMSWSQHLRSAQEFLKAGDEVEAVILTLDRDERKMSLGIKQLREDPWETIETKYPIGSKHTAKVRNFTNFGIFVELEEGVDGLIHISDLSWTKKVKHPSEFTHVGADIDVVVLEIDKENRRLSLGHKQLETNPWDTYETIYTPGSVHIGKITEVMDKGAVITLNEGGEGFATPKHLVKEDGTQAQLGEELPFVVIEFVKDTKRIILSHSRTYETPKEEQPRRQRNSNKKHTEQPAQVNNVAAGTSLGDLDVLADLKKKMEEGK